A region from the Gymnogyps californianus isolate 813 chromosome 14, ASM1813914v2, whole genome shotgun sequence genome encodes:
- the STING1 gene encoding stimulator of interferon genes protein yields MSQEPRRPSRPTALLIPKARGGRAQRAAYLLLALCAAALYLTGEPLMPTARDLTFHFAALQIGALLKGTCYLAEEIFHLQSRHRGSFWRALSACFPLHRHGPMLLICGSAYVALLDGDKQPLSLHLSLASLCQLLILALGLHKPSAVEISEMSERSKQNVAHGLAWSYYIGYLKIVLPRVKKSMEEFSRANPNMLARRETWKLHILVPLSCDVCDDLEKADSNIQYVTDLTETTLTRAGTKKRVYKHSLYGIRDEDNKLWHCAVEYATPLQSLYAMSQDECAAFSREDRLEQAKLFYRTLEEILKGSKECAGTYRLIAYEEAGEAETHLLSREILWHLWQQCHEEYAVCEGNRPHTPSTTLNSTELNLQISESDLPQPLRSDCF; encoded by the exons ATGTCTCAGGAACCACGGCGGCCGAGCCGCCCCACCGCCTTGCTCATCCCCAAGGCCCGGGGAGGGCGAGCGCAGCGTGCCGCGTACCTGCTCCTAGCTCTGTGCGCCGCAGCACTGTACCTCACTGGGGAGCCCCTCATGCCCACCGCCCGTGACCTCACCTTCCACTTTGCAGCCCTGCAGATTGGGGCGCTGCTCAAGGGCACCTGCTACCTGGCAGAGGAGATCTTCCACCTCCAATCCAG gCACCGTGGCAGCTTCTGGAGGGCCCTGAGTGCCTGCTTCCCTCTGCACCGGCACGGGCCCATGCTGCTCATCTGTGGCTCAGCCTACGTGGCTCTTCTCGATGGAGACAAGCAGCCGCTCAGCCTCCACCTCAGCCTGGCCAGCCTGTGCCAGCTCCTCATCCTTGCTCTGGGGCTCCAT aaGCCCTCAGCAGTGGAAATATCTGAGATGTCTGAGAGGTCCAAGCAGAATGTCGCTCATGGGCTTGCCTGGTCTTATTACATTGGGTACCTAAAAATAGTTCTGCCAC GGGTGAAAAAGTCGATGGAGGAATTCAGCAGAGCCAACCCCAACATGCTGGCACGCAGAGAGACCTGGAAGCTCCACATCTTGGTCCCTCTGAGCTGTGACGTCTGTGATGACCTAGAGAAAGCTGACAGCAATATCCAGTACGTGACAGACCTCACTGAAACCACCCTGACCCGAGCTGGCACCAAAAAAAGGGTCTACAAACACAGCCTCTACGGAATCAGGGATGAAGACAATAAG ctctggcaCTGTGCAGTGGAGTATGCCACCCCACTGCAGTCCCTCTACGCCATGTCCCAGGATGAGTGTGCTGCCTTCAGCCGGGAGGACCGCCTGGAGCAGGCCAAGCTTTTCTACAGAACCTTGGAGGAGATCCTGAAAGGCTCCAAGGAGTGTGCGGGTACCTACCGCCTCATTGCCTACGAGG aggcaggagaagcagagacTCACCTCTTGTCCAGAGAGATCCTCTGGCACCTCTGGCAGCAGTGTCACGAGGAGTATGCCGTGTGCGAGGGGAACCGCCCACACACCCCATCCACGACCCTCAACTCGACAGAGCTCAACCTCCAGATAAGTGAGTCAGACCTGCCGCAGCCTCTGCGAAGTGACTGCTTCTAA